A single window of Papio anubis isolate 15944 chromosome 8, Panubis1.0, whole genome shotgun sequence DNA harbors:
- the PLAG1 gene encoding zinc finger protein PLAG1 isoform X1: MATVIPGDLSEVRDTQKVPSGKRKRGETKPRKNFPCQLCDKAFNSVEKLKVHSYSHTGERPYKCIQQDCTKAFVSKYKLQRHMATHSPEKTHKCNYCEKMFHRKDHLKNHLHTHDPNKETFKCEECGKNYNTKLGFKRHLALHAATSGDLTCKVCLQTFESTGVLLEHLKSHAGKSSGGVKEKKHQCEHCDRRFYTRKDVRRHMVVHTGRKDFLCQYCAQRFGRKDHLTRHMKKSHNQELLKVKTEPVDFLDPFTCNVSVPIKDELLPVMSLPSSELLSKPFTNTLQLNLYNTPFQSMQSSGSAHQMITTLPLGMTCPIDMDTVHPSHHLSFKYPFSSTSYAISIPEKEQPLKGEIESYLMELQSGVPSSSQDSQASSSSKLGLDPQIGSLDDGAGDLSLSKSSISISDPLNTPALDFSQLFNFIPLNGPPYNPLSVGSLGMSYSQEEAHSSVSQLPPQTQDLQDPANTIGLGSLHSLSAAFTSSLSTSTTLPRFHQAFQ; encoded by the exons ATGGCCACTGTCATTCCTGGTGATTTGTCAGAAGTAAGAGATACCCAGAAAGTCCCTTCAGGGAAACGTAAGCGTGGTGAAACCAAACCAAGAAAAAACTTTCCTTGCCAACTGTGTGACAAGGCCTTTAACAGTGTTGAGAAATTAAAGGTTCACTCCTACTCTCACACAGGAGAGAGGCCCTACAAGTGCATACAACAAGACTGCACCAAGGCCTTTGTTTCTAAGTACAAATTACAAAG GCACATGGCTACTCATTCTCCTGAGAAAACCCACAAGTGTAATTATTGTGAGAAAATGTTTCACCGGAAAGATCATCTGAAGAATCACCTCCATACGCATGACCCTAACAAAGAGACGTTTAAGTGTGAAGAGTGTGGCAAGAACTACAATACCAAGCTTGGATTTAAACGTCACTTGGCCTTGCATGCCGCAACGAGTGGTGACCTCACCTGTAAGGTATGTTTGCAAACTTTTGAAAGCACGGGAGTGCTTCTGGAGCACCTTAAATCTCATGCAGGCAAGTCGTCTGGTggggttaaagaaaaaaagcaccaGTGCGAACATTGTGATCGCCGGTTCTACACCCGAAAGGATGTCCGGAGacacatggtggtgcacactggaAGAAAGGACTTCCTCTGTCAGTATTGTGCACAGAGATTTGGGCGAAAGGATCACCTGACTCGACATATGAAGAAGAGTCACAATCAAGAGCTTCTGAAGGTCAAAACAGAACCAGTGGATTTCCTTGACCCATTTACCTGCAATGTGTCTGTGCCTATAAAAGACGAGCTCCTTCCGGTGATGTCCTTACCTTCCAGTGAACTGTTATCAAAGCCATTCACAAACACTTTGCAGTTAAACCTCTACAACACTCCATTTCAGTCCATGCAGAGCTCGGGATCTGCCCACCAAATGATCACAACTTTACCTTTGGGAATGACATGCCCAATAGATATGGACACTGTTCATCCCTCTCACCACCTTTCTTTCAAATATCCGTTCAGTTCTACCTCATATGCAATTTCTATTCCTGAAAAAGAACAGCCATTAAAGGGGGAAATTGAGAGTTACCTGATGGAGTTACAAAGTGGCGTGCCCTCTTCATCCCAAGATTCTCAAGCATCGTCATCATCTAAGCTAGGGTTGGATCCTCAGATTGGGTCCCTAGATGATGGTGCAGGGGACCTCTCCCTATCCAAAAGCTCTATCTCCATCAGTGACCCCCTAAACACACCAGCATTGGATTTTTCTCAGTTGTTTAATTTCATACCTTTAAATGGTCCTCCCTATAATCCTCTATCAGTGGGGAGCCTTGGAATGAGCTATTCCCAGGAAGAAGCACATTCTTCTGTTTCCCAGCTCCCCCCACAAACACAGGATCTTCAGGATCCTGCAAACACTATAGGGCTTGGGTCTCTGCACTCACTGTCAGCAGCTTTCACCAGCAGTTTAAGCACAAGTACCACCCTCCCACGTTTCCATCAAGCTTTTCAGTAG
- the PLAG1 gene encoding zinc finger protein PLAG1 isoform X2: protein MATHSPEKTHKCNYCEKMFHRKDHLKNHLHTHDPNKETFKCEECGKNYNTKLGFKRHLALHAATSGDLTCKVCLQTFESTGVLLEHLKSHAGKSSGGVKEKKHQCEHCDRRFYTRKDVRRHMVVHTGRKDFLCQYCAQRFGRKDHLTRHMKKSHNQELLKVKTEPVDFLDPFTCNVSVPIKDELLPVMSLPSSELLSKPFTNTLQLNLYNTPFQSMQSSGSAHQMITTLPLGMTCPIDMDTVHPSHHLSFKYPFSSTSYAISIPEKEQPLKGEIESYLMELQSGVPSSSQDSQASSSSKLGLDPQIGSLDDGAGDLSLSKSSISISDPLNTPALDFSQLFNFIPLNGPPYNPLSVGSLGMSYSQEEAHSSVSQLPPQTQDLQDPANTIGLGSLHSLSAAFTSSLSTSTTLPRFHQAFQ from the coding sequence ATGGCTACTCATTCTCCTGAGAAAACCCACAAGTGTAATTATTGTGAGAAAATGTTTCACCGGAAAGATCATCTGAAGAATCACCTCCATACGCATGACCCTAACAAAGAGACGTTTAAGTGTGAAGAGTGTGGCAAGAACTACAATACCAAGCTTGGATTTAAACGTCACTTGGCCTTGCATGCCGCAACGAGTGGTGACCTCACCTGTAAGGTATGTTTGCAAACTTTTGAAAGCACGGGAGTGCTTCTGGAGCACCTTAAATCTCATGCAGGCAAGTCGTCTGGTggggttaaagaaaaaaagcaccaGTGCGAACATTGTGATCGCCGGTTCTACACCCGAAAGGATGTCCGGAGacacatggtggtgcacactggaAGAAAGGACTTCCTCTGTCAGTATTGTGCACAGAGATTTGGGCGAAAGGATCACCTGACTCGACATATGAAGAAGAGTCACAATCAAGAGCTTCTGAAGGTCAAAACAGAACCAGTGGATTTCCTTGACCCATTTACCTGCAATGTGTCTGTGCCTATAAAAGACGAGCTCCTTCCGGTGATGTCCTTACCTTCCAGTGAACTGTTATCAAAGCCATTCACAAACACTTTGCAGTTAAACCTCTACAACACTCCATTTCAGTCCATGCAGAGCTCGGGATCTGCCCACCAAATGATCACAACTTTACCTTTGGGAATGACATGCCCAATAGATATGGACACTGTTCATCCCTCTCACCACCTTTCTTTCAAATATCCGTTCAGTTCTACCTCATATGCAATTTCTATTCCTGAAAAAGAACAGCCATTAAAGGGGGAAATTGAGAGTTACCTGATGGAGTTACAAAGTGGCGTGCCCTCTTCATCCCAAGATTCTCAAGCATCGTCATCATCTAAGCTAGGGTTGGATCCTCAGATTGGGTCCCTAGATGATGGTGCAGGGGACCTCTCCCTATCCAAAAGCTCTATCTCCATCAGTGACCCCCTAAACACACCAGCATTGGATTTTTCTCAGTTGTTTAATTTCATACCTTTAAATGGTCCTCCCTATAATCCTCTATCAGTGGGGAGCCTTGGAATGAGCTATTCCCAGGAAGAAGCACATTCTTCTGTTTCCCAGCTCCCCCCACAAACACAGGATCTTCAGGATCCTGCAAACACTATAGGGCTTGGGTCTCTGCACTCACTGTCAGCAGCTTTCACCAGCAGTTTAAGCACAAGTACCACCCTCCCACGTTTCCATCAAGCTTTTCAGTAG